GAAAGGCTTGGACTTCGTGACCCAAATAAATTCTCAGTTCTGTGGGTTTTAGATTTTCCATTACTAGAATTTGATGAAGAGTCTAACAGATGGCACGCGATGCACCATCCGTTTACTAGTCCAAAACCTGAGGATATGGACTTAATTAACTCTGACCCAGGAGCTGTACGTGCAAATGCCTATGACATGGTAATTAACGGTACTGAAGTAGGTGGTGGTTCTGTCAGAATATTTGAGAAACCACTTCAGCAAAGGATGTTTGACCTTTTAGGTTTTACACCAGAAGAGGCCGAAGCTCAGTTCGGTTTCTTAATGAGTGCTTTTGAATATGGAGCACCTCCACATGCAGGTATTGCTTTTGGTTTTGACAGACTTTGTTCGCTATTTGGTGGTGTAGAGTCTATCAGAGATTTCATAGCGTTCCCTAAAAACAATAGCGGTAGAGATGTTATGATTGACTCCCCTTCTGCTATTTCTAATGAGCAATTAGGAGAACTTGGAATTGATGTGAAGGCTTAATTCGAGCTTTAAATTATAAAGAAAGCCCCTTGACTCACTTGAATCAAGGGGCTTTCTTTTTTACAAAATACTATTCTAGCTTTTCATCTTCCCAAATATCTTCATCTCACTCATAGCCCAAGTTCCTTTTTCGTGCCTACCCATTTGTCGCATTCTTAAAAACTTCCCTTCCGATTCTTTTAGACGAATCATATTTGGACTATGAGAGCCTTCGCCGCTAAATACTTGCGTCCATTTTTTACCGTCTTTTGATGTTTCTATGATTAATTGACGTGGATGCGTTTTTATAGAAGGCAGGCCTTCTCTCCAGTGACCTTGACGAATTCCTTGTGAAGTAAACTGAATTTCAGAAACAGAGATCACTTCTGGAAATTCTATTTGAAACCACATACCTGGCGTTTGTGGAACACCCGTAGACCATCCTTCAAAAGTCAAAGCCCCAACTGCCTTACCAGTTCCTCCTTTACGCACTGGCACAGCATGACTTGCAGTCACTTTCCAGTCGGAATCCAACTTCAGCTCCACCGGAACAGACGCTTTTAAAGCAGCGTATTGATAAGCACCTTTCTGACTCGCTGTAGCTTTTCTAACCTTAGCCACGTCTTCGGTAGTAACTAAGGATGCATTATTATCAAATGAAAATCGAATAAAAGATGCTACCGATGCCACCCAGTCGTCGGAATTTTCGGCCATTGGCACCATGATTACACCTTCGTAAGATTTGTTTTCTATTTCCCCTGTTAGCCCTCTAAGAATAGTTTTAACCACGTAGTCTGAGTGGCCTTTTAAGTTAGGATTATCTACAAAAGAGGGAGCCATAAGCCCATCACCCACAGGAGTTCCGCGACCTTCCGCCCCGTGACATTGTGAACATAATTCTTTATATATTCTTTGGCCTTGGGCTATGCTTACTTTCTCCTCGTCTGAATGATTTGGGTCTATCTTTCCGAAATAAGAATACTGTGTTTCTGGAGGATTGATGATACTTTCAGCCACCAATTCTATTCCAGAAGAAGCATCTGCCGCCAATGTCAGTTTTGCTGCTTCCAAAATCCCAGGGATTTCAAAAAGCTTCGCAATCATAAGAGCTCTCATTTTCACCTCTACACTCTCATCATTAGTCATCTTGATGTAATCTGCTGCGAAACTTTTATCCCCTTTTTTATAGAGCGACTCCGACACATAAAGAGCCATGTTTCTCATTCTATAATGTGGGTCGGCCATCATTTCCCTTACTAGTTTAGGGTTCAAAGCTCCTAGACCTTCCAAAACCCACAAAGCATGAAAACGAGGTTCCAACTTAAAACTACTTCTTACTATCTCTTCTAAAACTGGTACCACAGACTGGTCTTGTCTTAAAACTAAAAGCTGCTGAGCTTTATCTCTCCACCATCCATTTGGGTGCGACAGGTGTTTCACCAATTCCGCAGAACTTTCATTAAACATTCTAGGCTGCGTTTTATTACGCTCTATCTCCTCATGAGACAATCGCCAGATTCGCCCTAAGCCTATCACTTTGTCTAACTGATATTGCTCTATTTTTGCTCTTAAATAAGACCCCTTTGGCGTCCACTGCCCTTCTTGAATAATGCCGTGATACATATCTGTAATGTACATACTACCGTCTGGAGCGGTAGTCATGTCTACCGGTCTAAAAAGTGGGTCTGTAGAACGAATAAACTCGGCTTCTTCTTTCTGATATACATTTTGAAGTTCACTCAAACCACCTTTCCTTACCTCATTCACCTGCCTCACTATTCTAGCTACTGGCTCTCCATAAAAATATTGACCGTAAAGATTTTTTGGTAATCTATCTCCTCTGTAAATATCGTTTCCTGCGGCTCCTGTTACCCTATTCAGCGAACCCTCCTGCTCCCGGACTGCAGCCATACCTCCTTGCATATCGGCTATGTACATAGGCTCACCATAAGGAATATCAAAACCTTCTTCTAAGCCAACACCTCGTTTAATATCATAATCACCAAGGTGAATCGGATATTGAAAATGCGAAGGTATTCCACTTGCTCCGCCTTGAAACCACATTTTACCATCATCATCATGTGTCACTCCCCACTGCCCATTATTATTCCCTGTGGTTTCTCTTATAACACCATCCGGCGTCCATCTAATTCTAAACGCATTCACAGTACTGTAAAGCCAATTATCCATTCCCCAATACAAAAATGCCTGCTGATGCTCTACATTTCCAGACCTTCCAAAGTTGTCAGTAAAAGCTTCTTTTTTATCCGCCTTTCTGTCACCGTCAGTATCTGTGAATTTATAAATCACATCCTGATTAGACTCCATAGTAAGCACAGCATCAGGACCAAAAGGCAGCACGAAACGTGGAAAAACAAGCTTGTCCACAAACATTCCGCCTGTTTCATAAACTCCGTCATTGTCCTTGTCTTCCCATCTTGATATTCCGCTGGTTGGCTCTAAAGTTCCTTCCGAATCCGCAGTCAGCATGTAACTTCGCAATTCCAAAACATACATTCTGCCATTACCGTCAAAAGAGATAGCACCGGGTTGCTGTATTTGAGGCTCCGCCAATACTGGTTCCATCTTGTATCCATCCATCAAAACGAAGCGTTTCTGTTCTTCAGAAACGGATAAAGCTAATATTGGGGCTTGCGGAGTCAAGTTAACTCCCTTCCAATAGGCCTGTGTAGTATCAGCCCCTTTTGGGAGTTCAATTATAGGATACCCTTCTTTTGTAAAACTAGGTGTTTCTCCTACCACAAGGTCATCCGTAATTTCTAAAACAGAGGTGGTTTGCGGCTTTTTACAATCTGTCAATAAAGTGGCAGACAGCGTCAATACCACTAAGCCTAATTTAGGTAGTCTCGTAAGTTTCATTTTTTAGTTTCAATAGGTTTGAGAACTAGCAAATTAGACGCTATTCCTCGATTTTCAAACAGAGACAGTATAGAATAGACGAATTAATGATTTTTCATGTCCTAGAATAACTTTACAGTAAAAGGGGCACCTAATTTAATATTGAAAAAGTAAATTGCGACCAAAGTATATAAGAGCATAAGTATGAAGTTATTTTTCAGAAAAGTAGGAGAAGGGAAACCCCTTATTATTCTTCACGGTTTTTTAGGTTCCTCAGACAATCTATTTACAATAAGTAAACAATTAGCCGCGGCTGGTTTTGCAGTATATCTTTTAGATGCCAGAAATCATGGTCAATCTCCATCTTCATCTGAGCATAACTATACGCTTATGGCTGAAGATTTGGCCGAATTTATTAAAGACGAAAATATCGTAAATCCTGTTATTCTTGGACATTCTATGGGCGGAAAAACTGTACTCCAGTATGCTCAAAAGTATGACAACTATGAAAAATTAGTCATTGTAGATATAGCTCCAAAGTTCTATCCTACCCATCATGACAAAATAATAGCCGGGTTAAACGCCATACCTATTAACAGCTTAAAAAGTAGAAAAGAAGCCGAGACCATTTTCTCCGAATATGTCTCCGACCCAGGTGAAAGGATGTTTATCTTAAAAAATATTTATAGAACAGACGAGGGTTTTGCTTGGCGAATTAACATCCCTACCCTTAGCAAAGAACTTGAAAACATTGGTGAAGAAATCGTTAGCACCAAACAAATTGACAAACCCGTCTTATTTCTCAAAGGCTCAGAATCAGACTACATAAAAGAAGGTGATTTTGATGTCATAAAAGAGACCTACGTAAACGCCGAATTAATAGAAATAGAGGGTGCAAACCACTGGGTACATGCCACTAAACCTAAAGAGTTTGTAGAAGCTGTATCAAACTTTGCTCTATGAAAGTTTTCCAAAAAGAAATCACTTTGAATGCCTACTCTAGAGGTTTCCATTTAATAACGGATACTATTTTGAGAAATATTCCTGAGCTAAAAGAAATTAATACTGGAATGCTTCAAGTTTTCATCAAACACACTTCTGCGTCACTCACTTTAAATGAGAATTGGGACGCTTCTGTCCGTGGAGATTTTGAGAGGCATATTAATGTGATGGTGCCAGAAGATGCTCCTTATTACGAGCATAATTATGAAGGCTCCGATGATATGCCTGCTCACATTAAAGCCTCCTTATTTGGAAGCTCCGTCCAAATTCCGATTACCAATGGAAAGCTAAACACTGGAACTTGGCAAGGTATTTATCTGTGCGAGCATCGTAATGCCGATACTGGCAGAAGTCTCGTTTTGACAGCTTGGGGTGTCTGACTTCTAAAGCATAAAAAGCCACGACTCCTTACGGGAATCGTGGCTTTAAAAAAACTAAAAATATATCTTAAAGACCTTTAAGGGCTTCATTCATTTTTCTTACTGCATCAGCAGAAGCTTCAAAAGCAGCTTTTTCTTCATTGCTCAATCTTACATTGACAATTTTTTGCCATCCGCCTTTTCCAATAACTACTGGTACACCAATACAGATGTCTTTTTGTCCATACTCACCGTTTAGATAAACACAAGAAGGGATAATTCTTTGCTCATCTCTTAAGATAGCTTCTACTACTTGGCAAATTGCAGCTCCTGGAGCATACCATGCAGAAGTTCCTAAAAGACCAGTCAATGTAGCACCACCTACTTTAGTTTTAGCAGCTACTTCAGCTAAATCATCCGACTTTAAGAACCTGCTTACAGGAAGACCATTCCATGTAGCTAGTCTAGTTAAAGGAATCATAGTAGCGTCACCATGACCACCTATTACCATTCCACTCACGTCATTAGTAGACATGTTCATAGCTTCTCCTAATCTGTAACGGAAACGAGCAGAATCCAAAGCTCCACCCATACCAAGAACTCTTTTCTTAGAAATTCCCATTTCCTGAGCTATTTGATATGTTAGGTAAGTCATTGTATCCATTGGGTTAGACACAATAAGAATAACCGCCTTAGGAGAAACTTCTAAAGCAGCTGTAACTACTGTTCTTACGATACCCGCATTTATTCCAATTAAATCTTCACGGCTCATACCTGGCTTTCTAGGAATACCAGAAGTAACCACAATTACATCAGACTTTGCAGTCTTAGCGTAATCGTTTGTAGACCCAACTATAGTTGTGTCAAAACCTTCAATAGAAGAAGTCTGCATTAGGTCCATTGCTTTCCCTTCTGCTATCCCCTCTTTAATGTCTAATAAAACCACCTCGTCAGCCACTTCTCTGCGAGCAATCACGTCAGCAGCAGTAGAACCTACTGCACCAGCACCTATTACAGTTACTTTCATTTGAATTGTATTTTCTTAATAATTCTCCACTTGATTTGAGAACCACTGAATTATAATATTAGTTTCAACCAGAAAAACTCTTGATTGTGCAACAAAAATATTGTTCCAAAGCACTTAAACCAAAAGTATGTAAGCTAATTTTGAGAAAAGTAGATTAAAATGTAATTTTTTACCACTTACTGTTGTTTTAGCATCAAAAAGCATCTTAAATGAGTTCAAATAACCAAACCGACAATCTAATATCAAGAGTTCTTAATTCCATTTTTTATAAAAGTTCTTTAGGCAAGGCAAGCCGAATTTCAAAGAATTCAAAGAGTCTTTTGGCTCTTTTAAAAAATGCATTGAACAAGTCTAAAGATTTAGGTGTAGGTGGAGTGTTTGATTCCATCAGAACTAAAGTGGTAACCATAGGAAGTTTGGTGAAAGCGTATGCTTCTGGAGAGTATCGTGATATTGAATTGAAAAGTTTGATCATCATGATTGCAAGTCTTGTCTATTTTATCTCTCCTATTGACCTATTGCCTGACTTCTTACCGTTTCTTGGTTATGCAGATGACATTGCCTTACTTACATTTGTTTTACAAAATATGCGGGAAGAAGTGGAGAAGTTTGAACTCTGGGAAATGAACAAACATGTCAATTGACCATAGTTTTTTCAAATTTTACGTATCTTTTATTTATCTTTGTTTTATACTATATATCGAAAATATCATGGAATTAGCTACATTATTATTCTTAGGGAATCTTGGAGGAACGGAGATATTCGTAATTGTCTTTGTAATCTTATTATTTTTTGGTGCTAAAAAGTTACCTGAATTGGCTAAAGGCTTAGGTAAGGGTATCAAAGAATTTAAGGATGCTACTAAAGACGTTAAAGAAAACATCGAGAAAGCAGCAAAAGGAGACGATTGATTTTTTAATTAATCTCGGCGTTTAGTTAATGCAGCAGGCAAATTATGTACTGTTGCATTTTCTTTTAACAGCTTATTTTTCAGTGTTTTCGACAAAAACTATAAAAAGGTCTTAGAAGATTCACTAAATATCTATTCATCGACGTTAAATCATTGAATATTATTGATTTTTTGAATTTACAAACATACATTTGACAAAGCTTCCTAATAATAACGTGTTCCTGAAAGGATATAACAAAATTTTCTATGCCTCAAATTAATACAATTGCACTGGCTGCAGTAGTAACACTACTTACAACAAACCTGGGTTTTGCTCAATCGGATTCTATTAAGAATGCGATTGTTCCTGTCAAACAAATTGTCATTGGCAACAAACCAGACAAAGAAATTAAGGTCTCTAATCCTGACACAGTTCAAAAACAAGCCAAAGCTGTTTTCCCTGGCTCAGTAACTGTAATAGATAAAAGAGACAGTGCTGTTTTCCAAATCATTCCTGCTGATGAAGATATTATTGCAGCTAGAGTAGAAGGGCTTGAAAACATTATGCCAATGCCGTATAATGAGCACGTAAAAAAATACATTGATTATTTCCTTTATAAGCGTCCTAGTTTTGTAAAAGAAATGCTTGAGAAAAAGGAATTCTATTTCCCTGTTTTTGAAAGGTATTTAGCACAGCACGGTATTCCTGATGAAATGAAATACTTGGCTTTACTGGAGTCTGGTCTTGAGCCTACCATCATGTCTCACGCTAAAGCAGTGGGTTTATGGCAATTTATGTCTCCTACGGCTAGAGAGTATGGTCTAAAAATTAACGACTATATGGATGAAAGAATGCACATCGAAAAATCGACAGATGCTTCTTTCAGATACCTTACTTGGTTGCATAACTATTTCCATGATTGGGAACTTGCACTTGCATCATATAATACGGGTCCAGGAAACCTAAGAAGAGCTATCAGAAGATCAGGAAAGACTGATTATTGGGATTTACATAATTATATTCATAGAGACACCAGAGCTTATGTGCCTCAGTGGGCTGCTTTGAACTACTTGATGAACTACTCTGCGGAGCACGGTATTTTCCCAGACCCAGAGAAAACTATGTATCCGCTAGCAACTGAGAACTTGCTATTAGATGGCCCTTTAAACTTGGAGAAATTTGCTGAGTTAAACTATCTTGACTTAAACACAATCAAGAGACTTAACCCACATTTCACTAGTAACGATATTCCTTCTTATGCTAGAAACCTTGAGATTAAAATCCCTCAAAACACTTATGCATATTTTGAAGATAACAAAGATTGTATTCTAGATTTAGCATCGGTTTTATCTGACCCGTCGGACAATATAGCTTCTGTTACTGATTCAAAAGGCACTTACCATATTGAAAAGAAAACTGTAAAGAAATATTACAGAGTACGTTCTGGAGATTATTTAGGAAAAATAGCCTCGAATAACGGGGTGCGTGTTTCCGACCTTAAGAGATGGAACAAGCTTCGCTCAAATACTATTCAAAAAGGACAACGTCTAGTTTTTTACAAAACAGAATCTACCAGGATTTATGATGCAATAGAGCCTATAAAAACTACAGCTAATCAAGACAATAAGCCTGTACTTGCCAAAAACACTGCAGCTCCAGCCGAAGAGAGAACAAATGTTAAGGTGGTAAGCTCGTCAAATAAAGTAGCAACTACGTCTGAAAAGAAAACAGAGCCTTCTTCTTATACCAATGTTAGTAAAACAGTTAAGAGATATCACTTTGTTAAAAGAGGTGATAACCTTACGCATATTGCTAGAGCTTATGGCACCAGCATTTCCCAACTTAAAGACTGGAACAACTTAAACTCAAACAGCATCCAAAAAGGACAAAGATTAGCTTATTACACTACCATTACTGAAAGAGTTTATGACAATGTAAAAGTGGCTGATGATGGCACTATTTTAGTTTATACAGTTCAAGCTGGAGATACCCTTTGGGCAATTTCCAAAAAATACGGATACTCAATAGAGCAAATAAAGAAGCTTAATGGAATGTCTAGTAATACTGTTAAAGTAGGTCAAAAGATAAAAGTGAAAGCATAAAACCTTTCTTAGCATATTAAAACCCGAGCTTTTATAAAGTTCGGGTTTTCTTTTTTACAGCTACCAACACACTAGCCCGATTAAATCATCTCTTTATTGAAGTGTTTCCAATAGCGTAGCTACTTCTTCCTGATGGTCATTAGACCAATTATACTACGTACTTATATTTTCAAGAGTAAAACCCGCAAAAAGGCCAGCACCCGTGCCGAGTTGTTAAAACTCACTGCCAAAATTCTAAATAAAGCACATACTTTTTCATCAGAAACTATATCAGCACTGCCATCCTCTTCAGTCCCGAAATAGTCTGAAAGGTAAGTCACTTCCTTAATACTTCTCTTTACATCGCATTCCTAAAGCGTTTACAAGTGCTTCGTTTAAGTGCTTACGTTCCAATCCACTTTAGCCCTATGAGGTAGCATACCAAAAGTCATTTTACCAATTATCGGGCAACCTTATTAAAATTAGCTAAGTCAAAAAGAGAAAAACAATATTTATAAAAAGCCTTTTCTTACGATATCCAATTTCAATAGATAAAAGGCATATATGCTTAGAAAACTCAGTAATTTAAGGCAGTAAATAAAAGTAATATATGACCACATACTCATTTCCAAGCAAACAAGAGTTACTTGATTCACATGAAAGAATCAAGCCTTTTATTAATAAAACATCTCTGCTGACAAATGAAAAAATCAATAAACAGTTAGGCTTAGAAGTATATTTCAAATGTGAAAACGAACAGAAAATAGGAGCATTCAAAGCTCGTGGTGGCATTAACGCCATATTACTTTTAAGTCAAGAAGAAATTAACAAGGGTCTAGTTACCCATTCATCAGGAAACCATGCTCAAGCCGTGGCTTATGCAGGCAATATCAGGAAAACCAAAACCTGGGTAGTTATGCCAGAAACAGCTCCCAGTATTAAAATAAAAAAAGTAAAGGAGTTGGGTGCAGAAGTGATTTTCTGTAAAAATACGCCACATGACCGGCAAACTGCAGCCGACAAAATAGTGTCAGAACATGGAGCTATTTTCATACACCCGTTCGACAATCATAATGTAATTATGGGTCAGGCTACCGTTGCCAAAGAAATATTAGAAGAAATACCTGAAATAGATTCTATAATTCCACCCGTAGGCGGTGGCGGCTTACTTAGTGGCACTGGACTTTCCGCGGCTTACTTTAGTAAGAAGTGCACTGTATATGCTGCAGAACCAGAAGGAGCTGCCGATGCCATTCTCTCATTTAAGTCAGGAAAAGTAGAGCATGCTCCATACGTAAAAACCATAGCCGATGGCCTACAGACACACTTAAGCGAAAGAACTCTTGAAATAATAAGAACATATGTCAAGGCTGTTTTCTTAGTTAGTGAGGAGGAGATATTACAAGCCTTAAATCTTATTTACAAGCATTTGAAAATAATAGTAGAGCCATCTGCAGCTGTGTCTTTTGCGGCTTTAATAAAGCACAAAGATACTTTTAAAGGCAAAAAAGTGGCTGTGGTATTAACGGGAGGTAACCTTGATGAAAA
This sequence is a window from Arcticibacterium luteifluviistationis. Protein-coding genes within it:
- a CDS encoding DUF7133 domain-containing protein; the encoded protein is MKLTRLPKLGLVVLTLSATLLTDCKKPQTTSVLEITDDLVVGETPSFTKEGYPIIELPKGADTTQAYWKGVNLTPQAPILALSVSEEQKRFVLMDGYKMEPVLAEPQIQQPGAISFDGNGRMYVLELRSYMLTADSEGTLEPTSGISRWEDKDNDGVYETGGMFVDKLVFPRFVLPFGPDAVLTMESNQDVIYKFTDTDGDRKADKKEAFTDNFGRSGNVEHQQAFLYWGMDNWLYSTVNAFRIRWTPDGVIRETTGNNNGQWGVTHDDDGKMWFQGGASGIPSHFQYPIHLGDYDIKRGVGLEEGFDIPYGEPMYIADMQGGMAAVREQEGSLNRVTGAAGNDIYRGDRLPKNLYGQYFYGEPVARIVRQVNEVRKGGLSELQNVYQKEEAEFIRSTDPLFRPVDMTTAPDGSMYITDMYHGIIQEGQWTPKGSYLRAKIEQYQLDKVIGLGRIWRLSHEEIERNKTQPRMFNESSAELVKHLSHPNGWWRDKAQQLLVLRQDQSVVPVLEEIVRSSFKLEPRFHALWVLEGLGALNPKLVREMMADPHYRMRNMALYVSESLYKKGDKSFAADYIKMTNDESVEVKMRALMIAKLFEIPGILEAAKLTLAADASSGIELVAESIINPPETQYSYFGKIDPNHSDEEKVSIAQGQRIYKELCSQCHGAEGRGTPVGDGLMAPSFVDNPNLKGHSDYVVKTILRGLTGEIENKSYEGVIMVPMAENSDDWVASVASFIRFSFDNNASLVTTEDVAKVRKATASQKGAYQYAALKASVPVELKLDSDWKVTASHAVPVRKGGTGKAVGALTFEGWSTGVPQTPGMWFQIEFPEVISVSEIQFTSQGIRQGHWREGLPSIKTHPRQLIIETSKDGKKWTQVFSGEGSHSPNMIRLKESEGKFLRMRQMGRHEKGTWAMSEMKIFGKMKS
- a CDS encoding alpha/beta fold hydrolase, which gives rise to MKLFFRKVGEGKPLIILHGFLGSSDNLFTISKQLAAAGFAVYLLDARNHGQSPSSSEHNYTLMAEDLAEFIKDENIVNPVILGHSMGGKTVLQYAQKYDNYEKLVIVDIAPKFYPTHHDKIIAGLNAIPINSLKSRKEAETIFSEYVSDPGERMFILKNIYRTDEGFAWRINIPTLSKELENIGEEIVSTKQIDKPVLFLKGSESDYIKEGDFDVIKETYVNAELIEIEGANHWVHATKPKEFVEAVSNFAL
- a CDS encoding secondary thiamine-phosphate synthase enzyme YjbQ; the protein is MKVFQKEITLNAYSRGFHLITDTILRNIPELKEINTGMLQVFIKHTSASLTLNENWDASVRGDFERHINVMVPEDAPYYEHNYEGSDDMPAHIKASLFGSSVQIPITNGKLNTGTWQGIYLCEHRNADTGRSLVLTAWGV
- the mdh gene encoding malate dehydrogenase, translating into MKVTVIGAGAVGSTAADVIARREVADEVVLLDIKEGIAEGKAMDLMQTSSIEGFDTTIVGSTNDYAKTAKSDVIVVTSGIPRKPGMSREDLIGINAGIVRTVVTAALEVSPKAVILIVSNPMDTMTYLTYQIAQEMGISKKRVLGMGGALDSARFRYRLGEAMNMSTNDVSGMVIGGHGDATMIPLTRLATWNGLPVSRFLKSDDLAEVAAKTKVGGATLTGLLGTSAWYAPGAAICQVVEAILRDEQRIIPSCVYLNGEYGQKDICIGVPVVIGKGGWQKIVNVRLSNEEKAAFEASADAVRKMNEALKGL
- a CDS encoding YkvA family protein — protein: MSSNNQTDNLISRVLNSIFYKSSLGKASRISKNSKSLLALLKNALNKSKDLGVGGVFDSIRTKVVTIGSLVKAYASGEYRDIELKSLIIMIASLVYFISPIDLLPDFLPFLGYADDIALLTFVLQNMREEVEKFELWEMNKHVN
- a CDS encoding Sec-independent protein translocase subunit TatA/TatB translates to MELATLLFLGNLGGTEIFVIVFVILLFFGAKKLPELAKGLGKGIKEFKDATKDVKENIEKAAKGDD
- a CDS encoding LysM peptidoglycan-binding domain-containing protein, giving the protein MPQINTIALAAVVTLLTTNLGFAQSDSIKNAIVPVKQIVIGNKPDKEIKVSNPDTVQKQAKAVFPGSVTVIDKRDSAVFQIIPADEDIIAARVEGLENIMPMPYNEHVKKYIDYFLYKRPSFVKEMLEKKEFYFPVFERYLAQHGIPDEMKYLALLESGLEPTIMSHAKAVGLWQFMSPTAREYGLKINDYMDERMHIEKSTDASFRYLTWLHNYFHDWELALASYNTGPGNLRRAIRRSGKTDYWDLHNYIHRDTRAYVPQWAALNYLMNYSAEHGIFPDPEKTMYPLATENLLLDGPLNLEKFAELNYLDLNTIKRLNPHFTSNDIPSYARNLEIKIPQNTYAYFEDNKDCILDLASVLSDPSDNIASVTDSKGTYHIEKKTVKKYYRVRSGDYLGKIASNNGVRVSDLKRWNKLRSNTIQKGQRLVFYKTESTRIYDAIEPIKTTANQDNKPVLAKNTAAPAEERTNVKVVSSSNKVATTSEKKTEPSSYTNVSKTVKRYHFVKRGDNLTHIARAYGTSISQLKDWNNLNSNSIQKGQRLAYYTTITERVYDNVKVADDGTILVYTVQAGDTLWAISKKYGYSIEQIKKLNGMSSNTVKVGQKIKVKA
- a CDS encoding threonine ammonia-lyase, which translates into the protein MTTYSFPSKQELLDSHERIKPFINKTSLLTNEKINKQLGLEVYFKCENEQKIGAFKARGGINAILLLSQEEINKGLVTHSSGNHAQAVAYAGNIRKTKTWVVMPETAPSIKIKKVKELGAEVIFCKNTPHDRQTAADKIVSEHGAIFIHPFDNHNVIMGQATVAKEILEEIPEIDSIIPPVGGGGLLSGTGLSAAYFSKKCTVYAAEPEGAADAILSFKSGKVEHAPYVKTIADGLQTHLSERTLEIIRTYVKAVFLVSEEEILQALNLIYKHLKIIVEPSAAVSFAALIKHKDTFKGKKVAVVLTGGNLDEKLIPKYLNK